One region of Vulgatibacter sp. genomic DNA includes:
- a CDS encoding choice-of-anchor D domain-containing protein: protein MRATVAGCLWLVVLALAATGCGDDQIEVLPAELEVQPQVLDFGAVFVGERAQREAAVHNASAFAVDVVVEPAAAYDATVRTLHVEAGATVALPVVFAPTEDGAHETELRLRAGEVVLPLPVRGIGTTPRVEVEASLDFGLVGVGTVARRALEFKNEAAAPLALSLRIEGSGGQFFSVAPTLYLGAEESRSVDVAYAPLLASLDQARLFVRPCADCAEQEVRLRGEGATEFLRFFPGEVDFGTWPVGSTIPRSLRVRNDSAYPVEFVSAELVAGGAVPFTAELPAVGTPLVPSAHVDIPLTYVPTAAGDHEARLRLQIGGIARDIPLTGRAEDDLLLATPDALDLGVGAPGATLSGMVVFSASAGSDLEITGLALEGATGFSLPDVPALPVRPGDAAVPVEVRFSIAAHGYRSTELVVETNKTGVGLRIPIAAAIVENDPCYLEVVPRSVRFGVVGAGEPVERLVRLHNVGTSACDLWAARIEDDPHGSFVLPDDTGELFTVAPGEVGQIAVRFAPSESRLSPEEAMLRFETSPPGSPTREVPLSGLALDLGLAVSPDPVEFGAVPVGTTALRSFVLQNSGVRRLELRSLVVPGAPFGRADGQALPQSIASGGSASFALAFSPTVPEADAGELELWFRDVPEPLLVPIAGSGVDQPCEGGCLDPQVACPASQTVYVHTTAMLHGTALAADGSELGCTWSTILRPPDSAAQPASLGACTARFQPDRVGTYTLRMSADDAGRTSACDTQVIAQPLPAFFVETTWSGVDDLDIHLLHPSAGPADDETSWFSDPWDCFFGNVAPAWDEPTRSDDPFIGRDDRVGVGPEQVGIEAPSTSHAYSLGVHWFDSANGNPSQQVTTRIFCGGTLVAEQQETLTNPQQAVVIGQVQFTSGTSCTFVPDGTQFLLLP, encoded by the coding sequence ATGAGAGCGACCGTCGCAGGATGCCTTTGGCTCGTGGTGCTCGCCCTCGCCGCCACCGGCTGCGGTGACGACCAGATCGAGGTGTTGCCTGCCGAGCTCGAGGTGCAGCCGCAGGTGCTGGACTTCGGCGCCGTCTTCGTGGGCGAGCGGGCGCAGCGGGAAGCCGCGGTGCACAACGCCTCGGCCTTTGCAGTGGACGTGGTCGTGGAGCCAGCGGCGGCCTACGACGCGACCGTGCGGACGCTCCACGTCGAGGCGGGCGCAACGGTCGCCCTGCCAGTCGTCTTCGCGCCGACGGAGGATGGCGCTCACGAGACGGAGCTGCGGCTGCGTGCAGGTGAGGTCGTGCTGCCGCTGCCGGTTCGGGGGATCGGAACGACGCCCCGGGTCGAGGTCGAGGCGAGCCTCGACTTCGGGCTCGTCGGTGTCGGCACCGTGGCGAGGAGAGCGCTGGAGTTCAAGAACGAAGCGGCGGCGCCTCTGGCGCTTTCCCTGCGGATCGAGGGGAGCGGTGGCCAGTTCTTCTCCGTCGCTCCGACGCTCTACCTGGGCGCCGAGGAGTCGCGGTCGGTGGACGTGGCCTACGCGCCGCTCCTCGCCAGCCTGGACCAGGCGAGACTCTTCGTCCGGCCGTGCGCCGACTGCGCGGAGCAGGAAGTCCGGCTGCGCGGCGAGGGCGCGACGGAGTTCCTCCGCTTCTTCCCCGGCGAGGTCGATTTCGGCACCTGGCCGGTCGGCTCGACGATCCCGCGCTCGCTCCGCGTGCGCAACGACAGCGCCTATCCGGTGGAGTTCGTCTCGGCAGAGCTGGTGGCCGGTGGCGCGGTGCCCTTCACCGCCGAGTTGCCTGCGGTGGGAACGCCGCTCGTTCCCTCGGCGCACGTGGACATCCCGCTCACCTACGTTCCGACCGCTGCCGGCGATCACGAGGCGCGCCTGCGGCTGCAGATCGGGGGCATCGCCCGGGACATTCCGCTCACCGGACGGGCGGAGGACGACCTGCTCCTCGCCACCCCCGACGCGCTGGACCTCGGCGTTGGCGCGCCTGGCGCCACCCTCAGCGGAATGGTCGTCTTCTCCGCCTCTGCGGGAAGCGACCTGGAGATCACCGGGCTCGCGCTCGAGGGCGCGACGGGCTTTTCGCTCCCCGACGTACCTGCGCTTCCCGTGCGCCCCGGGGACGCCGCCGTACCGGTGGAGGTGCGCTTCTCCATCGCCGCCCACGGCTATCGTTCCACCGAGCTGGTGGTGGAGACCAACAAGACCGGCGTGGGCCTGCGGATCCCCATTGCCGCAGCCATCGTCGAGAATGACCCGTGCTATCTCGAGGTCGTTCCGCGATCCGTGCGCTTCGGTGTGGTGGGGGCGGGCGAGCCGGTGGAGCGCCTCGTGCGCCTGCACAACGTGGGGACGAGCGCCTGCGACCTGTGGGCGGCGCGCATCGAGGACGATCCGCACGGCTCGTTCGTTCTGCCGGACGACACCGGTGAGCTCTTCACGGTAGCGCCAGGTGAGGTCGGCCAGATCGCCGTGCGGTTCGCGCCGTCGGAGAGCCGCCTCTCGCCCGAGGAGGCGATGCTTCGCTTCGAGACCTCGCCACCCGGCTCGCCGACGCGCGAGGTGCCGCTCTCGGGGCTGGCGCTCGACCTGGGGCTTGCCGTATCCCCGGATCCGGTGGAGTTCGGCGCGGTGCCCGTGGGCACCACGGCGCTGCGCTCGTTCGTGCTGCAGAACAGCGGCGTGCGGCGGCTCGAGCTCCGCTCGCTCGTCGTCCCCGGTGCGCCCTTCGGTCGCGCAGACGGGCAGGCGTTGCCGCAGTCGATCGCGAGCGGCGGCTCCGCCTCCTTCGCGCTCGCGTTCTCGCCCACGGTGCCGGAGGCCGATGCTGGCGAACTCGAGCTCTGGTTCCGGGATGTGCCGGAGCCCTTGCTCGTCCCCATCGCCGGGAGCGGCGTCGACCAGCCTTGCGAGGGCGGCTGCCTCGATCCGCAGGTGGCCTGCCCGGCGTCGCAGACGGTCTACGTGCACACGACCGCGATGCTGCACGGGACGGCCCTCGCAGCGGACGGCAGCGAGCTCGGCTGCACCTGGAGCACGATCCTGCGCCCGCCGGATTCTGCGGCGCAGCCTGCGAGCCTCGGCGCCTGCACCGCGCGCTTCCAGCCCGACCGCGTGGGGACCTACACCCTGCGGATGTCGGCGGACGATGCGGGGCGCACCAGCGCTTGCGACACCCAGGTGATCGCGCAGCCTCTCCCCGCCTTCTTCGTCGAGACCACCTGGAGCGGCGTCGACGATCTGGACATCCACCTGCTCCACCCGTCGGCAGGCCCTGCGGACGACGAGACGAGCTGGTTCTCCGACCCCTGGGATTGTTTCTTCGGCAACGTCGCCCCTGCGTGGGACGAGCCCACGCGCAGCGACGACCCCTTCATCGGCCGCGACGATCGTGTCGGCGTCGGGCCCGAGCAGGTCGGGATCGAAGCGCCGAGCACGAGCCATGCGTACTCGCTGGGGGTTCACTGGTTCGACAGCGCCAACGGGAACCCGAGCCAGCAGGTGACCACGCGGATCTTCTGCGGCGGCACGCTGGTGGCCGAGCAGCAGGAGACGCTGACCAATCCCCAGCAGGCGGTGGTGATCGGGCAGGTGCAGTTCACCTCCGGGACGAGCTGCACGTTCGTCCCCGATGGAACGCAGTTCCTCCTCCTGCCGTGA
- a CDS encoding MopE-related protein encodes MLMRVHCLAFILLATACGTDERPGVGTGGAGGSPTPALECDRDGDGAIAGRCGGDDCNDDDAAISPQAPEICGNAVDDDCDGQVDEDCTCVPGDVRSCFPGAESERHVGACTDGHQICGSDGAWGACADAVTARPEEDVCNGLDEDCDGAADGERLGACGVCGAPQPEVCGNGLDDDCDGVTDNPAVCHLTCAGVDAAAPEPSWLACCTQDPATGERSIGPVPHSFGCVESEGLAGCATDERRCHAVDPAITCVKRCSGADCVCGVDEGGAVVPHAGCGFETPCAFLGCEGRSDQPCYSGPPHTLGVGICRGGRTSCESAGWGACEGEVLPGLEICGNGLDDDCDGQIDEADGATGKRCVVGALCAPGAEERCGNGLDDDCDGGVDELCVANGTEQACYRGPASTRTVGACRDGVQHAAGLVWGPCIGDVLPGAEICGDGVDSDCNGLGGEGQLEDPGCVTAPPVPETCNGVDDDGNGLVDDGVVNACGRCGDDPPCSVGRFDSPAACDAAEGRSCQQLAPLDGDPSIVTIDTDKRVGLPEFAMYTYGLGVDKYDIETGELVWSVPLTGRANIQPPGARLQVMPDNSVWAGTDTRWAPATYTYHEELSLLYHVDRNGNVLCEVDIVGGVQGIAADPAGFIWVAAGFEGIRTPEPPAFGYVARRHLHKFHPSRVHLFQPDGTPWPNGVPQCWEIDLAPGDPLETGLELPVAPMVIRIDSRGTLWGSGPAETGGANPHLLRLDTRTLAFEYIESRVDRAQTLAADDWLYSFSRVSPELVATPPEPPYATRDEGLLHEVVVQVPAAIKRECPVLLAGGKYLMLRGWAPNSDLAIHTIDARTGVVGEIDIPPELEAQNPYPFLEEDPLGRLWISGACGHLTYVPALGRYDPQTGGWLQICVPDYRPTISSDVFGTAYRRRLASTGRWSQIVDSIYPGTFWQRLDWQEYVPTGTAVEAYVAFADNEAEFDGAPITCGPFSSPPIDLNGCEGQGRRFARVELVLRSGATMARPYVRNIELGWSRP; translated from the coding sequence ATGCTGATGCGGGTGCACTGTCTCGCCTTCATCCTCCTCGCGACTGCCTGCGGGACAGACGAACGCCCCGGCGTCGGCACGGGCGGTGCCGGTGGCAGCCCGACCCCTGCGCTCGAGTGCGATCGCGATGGCGATGGCGCCATCGCGGGTCGGTGCGGCGGGGACGACTGCAACGATGACGACGCCGCCATCTCGCCACAGGCGCCGGAGATCTGCGGCAATGCCGTTGATGACGATTGCGACGGCCAGGTCGACGAGGACTGTACCTGCGTGCCAGGCGACGTGCGCTCTTGCTTCCCGGGGGCAGAATCGGAGCGCCACGTGGGTGCGTGCACGGACGGCCACCAGATCTGCGGCAGCGATGGAGCATGGGGAGCGTGCGCGGACGCGGTGACCGCTCGCCCGGAAGAGGACGTCTGCAACGGCCTGGACGAGGACTGCGATGGCGCCGCAGACGGTGAGCGACTCGGCGCCTGCGGGGTCTGCGGGGCGCCGCAGCCCGAGGTCTGCGGTAACGGCCTCGACGACGACTGCGACGGCGTCACCGACAATCCCGCCGTCTGCCACCTCACCTGCGCGGGCGTCGACGCTGCCGCCCCCGAGCCTTCGTGGCTCGCCTGCTGCACCCAGGATCCCGCCACGGGGGAGCGCTCGATCGGTCCCGTGCCGCACTCGTTCGGTTGCGTGGAGTCGGAAGGCCTGGCCGGCTGCGCCACGGACGAGCGGCGTTGCCACGCCGTCGATCCGGCGATCACCTGCGTGAAGCGGTGCAGCGGCGCGGACTGCGTTTGTGGTGTGGACGAAGGGGGCGCCGTCGTGCCGCACGCAGGTTGTGGTTTCGAAACCCCGTGCGCCTTCCTGGGTTGCGAGGGGCGCAGCGATCAGCCCTGCTACAGCGGTCCGCCGCATACGCTGGGGGTGGGGATCTGCCGCGGCGGCCGGACGTCCTGCGAGAGCGCCGGTTGGGGGGCCTGCGAGGGGGAGGTGCTTCCCGGACTCGAGATCTGCGGCAACGGCCTGGACGACGACTGCGACGGGCAGATCGACGAAGCGGACGGTGCCACTGGCAAGCGGTGCGTCGTCGGTGCGCTCTGCGCTCCGGGGGCGGAAGAGCGATGCGGCAACGGACTCGATGATGATTGCGACGGCGGCGTCGACGAGCTCTGCGTAGCCAACGGCACGGAGCAGGCTTGCTACCGCGGCCCCGCATCGACGCGAACCGTCGGTGCCTGCCGTGATGGCGTGCAGCACGCCGCCGGACTGGTCTGGGGACCGTGCATCGGCGACGTCCTACCCGGCGCCGAAATCTGCGGCGACGGCGTCGACAGCGACTGCAACGGCCTGGGCGGCGAGGGTCAGCTGGAGGACCCGGGCTGCGTGACGGCGCCGCCGGTACCCGAGACGTGTAACGGCGTCGACGACGACGGGAACGGGCTGGTGGATGACGGCGTGGTGAACGCGTGTGGCCGGTGCGGCGATGACCCGCCGTGCTCCGTTGGCCGCTTCGACAGTCCCGCGGCTTGCGACGCTGCGGAAGGGCGCAGCTGCCAGCAGCTCGCGCCGCTCGATGGAGACCCGAGCATCGTCACGATCGACACCGACAAGCGTGTGGGGCTACCCGAGTTCGCGATGTACACGTACGGCCTCGGCGTAGACAAATACGACATCGAGACGGGTGAGCTCGTCTGGTCGGTGCCCTTGACGGGCCGGGCGAACATCCAGCCTCCGGGCGCACGCTTGCAGGTGATGCCGGACAACTCGGTCTGGGCCGGAACAGACACCAGGTGGGCGCCGGCGACGTACACCTACCACGAGGAGCTCTCCCTCCTCTATCACGTCGACCGCAACGGGAACGTCCTGTGCGAGGTGGACATCGTCGGCGGTGTCCAGGGGATTGCAGCAGACCCAGCGGGTTTCATCTGGGTGGCCGCCGGGTTCGAGGGGATTCGCACACCAGAGCCGCCGGCGTTCGGCTACGTCGCCAGGCGCCACCTCCACAAATTCCATCCCTCGCGCGTGCACCTCTTCCAACCCGACGGAACGCCGTGGCCGAACGGCGTACCGCAGTGCTGGGAGATCGACCTGGCACCGGGGGACCCGCTGGAGACCGGGCTCGAGTTGCCGGTCGCACCGATGGTGATCCGGATCGACAGCCGCGGGACGCTGTGGGGAAGCGGCCCCGCCGAGACTGGGGGCGCCAATCCACACCTCCTCCGCCTGGATACCCGAACGCTCGCATTCGAGTACATCGAGTCGAGGGTCGATCGCGCGCAGACGCTGGCCGCGGACGACTGGCTGTACTCGTTCTCCAGGGTCTCGCCCGAGCTCGTCGCCACGCCTCCCGAGCCGCCCTATGCGACGCGGGATGAGGGCCTGCTGCACGAGGTGGTCGTGCAGGTGCCCGCAGCAATCAAGCGCGAGTGCCCCGTGCTGCTGGCTGGCGGAAAGTACCTCATGCTCCGCGGCTGGGCCCCAAACAGCGACCTTGCCATCCATACGATCGACGCGCGAACTGGAGTAGTGGGCGAGATCGACATTCCCCCTGAGCTCGAAGCTCAGAACCCTTACCCTTTTCTCGAGGAGGACCCGCTCGGCAGGCTTTGGATTAGTGGTGCTTGCGGTCACTTGACCTATGTTCCGGCACTCGGGCGTTACGACCCACAGACCGGGGGTTGGCTGCAGATCTGCGTTCCCGATTACCGGCCCACCATCTCCTCCGACGTCTTCGGCACGGCCTACCGCCGCCGCCTGGCATCCACGGGCCGCTGGTCGCAGATCGTCGACAGCATCTACCCCGGCACGTTCTGGCAGCGCCTCGATTGGCAGGAGTACGTGCCGACCGGAACGGCGGTGGAGGCCTACGTCGCCTTTGCGGACAACGAGGCGGAGTTCGACGGGGCGCCCATCACCTGCGGGCCGTTCAGCAGCCCGCCCATCGATTTGAACGGTTGCGAGGGGCAGGGCAGGCGCTTCGCGCGGGTCGAGCTGGTGCTGCGCTCGGGCGCGACGATGGCGAGGCCCTACGTCCGCAACATCGAACTCGGATGGAGCCGGCCATGA
- a CDS encoding S8 family serine peptidase yields MIRTASAAALAGLLLAGCANPMDDEEWRSRHLFTTEGPVDPMAARLESVGPGKRPLLVQFDGRVRPEWRTAVETAGIEVRGYFPENALLVEATSEQALRLGELPAIRAVVGQKPSWRIDPRLLGMEGSERLDVLVEIGGPGDREAAVAAIAAAGGLLTEEPADWLLRASVPSDRIDALAEEPAVRFVEQTPRFEAQNDEARFVLGSADAKSRPVELRGEGQIVGVADSGVDESSCFFEGGKLVAYQGAARDESGHGTHVAASIAGDRFANGVAESYDGMAPAAALYVQDVGSEAGTALDGIPRDLGRLFQPAYDAGVRIHSNSWGSGNSIYGPTARSLDAFVAAHPDFLVLAANGNDGPTAGSVGSPAVAKNLIAVGASGTGDRAAAITDFSSRGPAADGRIKPTLVAPGQEIWSAAAGEACSVTSKSGTSMATPIAAGAAALARQYFTEGYYPTGAASAGDGFAPSAALLRAVLVAGAGALGAEAGEGGVPSNGQGFGRIDLGRALFFAGEADGERLWIAEEGEPVALGEMARFTLEVEEGAALQVALAWTDAPGVSGATRALVDDLDLELVAPDGTSYRGNALEDGASVPGGAWDRENVEEVVRLPAALAGTWELRVRGANVPEGTRPFAVAAIGSIRGASEGGRAEIPPEAPPDRVEQVAREIGDAAGCGAAGGGAVPVAGIAAVLVALRRRRRVAGSATHR; encoded by the coding sequence ATGATCCGAACCGCCTCCGCGGCGGCTTTGGCCGGCCTGCTCCTGGCCGGCTGCGCGAACCCCATGGACGACGAGGAATGGCGCAGCCGCCATCTCTTCACCACCGAGGGACCTGTCGATCCCATGGCGGCTCGCCTGGAGTCCGTGGGACCGGGCAAGCGCCCGCTGCTGGTGCAATTCGACGGCAGGGTGCGGCCCGAGTGGCGCACGGCGGTGGAGACGGCGGGGATCGAGGTCCGCGGCTACTTCCCGGAGAACGCGCTTCTCGTCGAGGCGACGAGCGAGCAGGCGCTCCGTCTCGGCGAGCTGCCGGCGATCCGGGCGGTGGTGGGGCAGAAGCCTTCCTGGCGGATTGATCCCCGGCTGCTCGGCATGGAAGGCAGCGAGCGCCTCGACGTGCTGGTGGAGATCGGCGGGCCCGGCGATCGCGAGGCGGCGGTCGCGGCGATCGCCGCGGCAGGCGGCCTGCTCACCGAGGAGCCTGCCGACTGGCTGCTCCGCGCTTCGGTGCCGTCCGATCGGATCGACGCGCTGGCAGAAGAGCCCGCCGTGCGCTTCGTGGAGCAGACGCCGCGCTTCGAGGCGCAGAACGACGAGGCGCGTTTCGTCCTCGGGAGCGCCGACGCGAAAAGCCGGCCGGTGGAGCTGCGCGGCGAGGGGCAGATCGTCGGCGTCGCCGACAGCGGCGTCGACGAGAGCTCCTGCTTCTTCGAGGGCGGCAAGCTCGTCGCCTACCAGGGGGCGGCGCGCGACGAGAGCGGCCACGGGACCCACGTCGCCGCCTCGATCGCAGGCGACCGCTTCGCCAACGGCGTCGCCGAGAGCTACGACGGCATGGCGCCTGCCGCGGCGCTCTACGTGCAGGACGTGGGCTCGGAGGCGGGCACCGCCCTCGACGGCATCCCACGGGACCTGGGCAGGCTCTTCCAGCCCGCCTACGACGCCGGCGTGCGGATCCACTCCAATTCCTGGGGCTCGGGCAATTCGATCTACGGGCCGACGGCGCGATCCCTCGACGCCTTCGTCGCTGCCCACCCCGACTTCCTCGTCCTCGCCGCCAATGGCAACGACGGCCCCACCGCGGGATCGGTGGGCAGCCCCGCCGTGGCGAAGAACCTGATCGCGGTGGGCGCGTCGGGCACCGGCGATCGCGCCGCGGCGATCACCGACTTCTCCAGCCGCGGCCCCGCTGCCGACGGCAGGATCAAGCCGACGCTGGTGGCGCCGGGGCAGGAGATCTGGTCGGCCGCTGCCGGCGAGGCGTGCTCGGTCACCTCGAAGAGCGGCACTTCGATGGCGACGCCGATCGCCGCAGGGGCCGCTGCGCTGGCGCGGCAATACTTCACCGAGGGCTACTACCCCACCGGCGCTGCCTCTGCCGGCGACGGCTTCGCGCCCAGCGCCGCGTTGCTGCGCGCGGTGCTGGTGGCTGGCGCGGGTGCGCTCGGCGCGGAGGCGGGGGAGGGCGGCGTGCCCTCCAACGGCCAGGGCTTCGGCAGGATCGATCTCGGCCGCGCGCTCTTCTTCGCGGGGGAGGCGGACGGCGAGCGGCTCTGGATCGCCGAAGAGGGCGAGCCGGTGGCGCTGGGGGAGATGGCGCGCTTCACCCTCGAGGTGGAGGAGGGCGCGGCGCTGCAGGTGGCGCTCGCCTGGACCGATGCACCGGGCGTGTCGGGGGCGACCCGGGCGCTGGTGGACGATCTCGATCTCGAGTTGGTGGCGCCGGATGGAACGAGCTACCGCGGCAACGCCCTCGAGGACGGCGCCTCGGTGCCGGGCGGCGCGTGGGATCGCGAGAACGTGGAGGAGGTGGTGCGCCTCCCGGCGGCGCTGGCCGGCACCTGGGAACTGCGCGTGCGCGGCGCCAACGTGCCCGAGGGAACGAGGCCGTTCGCGGTCGCGGCGATCGGCTCGATCCGCGGGGCGAGCGAGGGCGGGCGCGCCGAGATCCCGCCGGAGGCGCCGCCGGATCGTGTGGAGCAGGTGGCGCGGGAGATCGGCGACGCCGCCGGCTGCGGCGCAGCAGGCGGCGGGGCGGTCCCGGTGGCCGGCATCGCCGCGGTGCTCGTCGCGCTGCGAAGGCGCAGGAGGGTTGCGGGCAGCGCCACCCATCGGTGA
- a CDS encoding MBL fold metallo-hydrolase, whose product MKKRILFGSAVAAGAALYLAGRQQGLERGRFRPLQREETGGFLDALRWLATRKPGPWEKDEALQPGPPPPRHVEGSALRATFVGHATVLLQTEGMNLLTDPIWSERASPLPFVGPARVRQPGIRFADLPKIDAVLISHDHYDHFDRETIRKLAVVHRARFFVGLGNGARLARQGIEAREMHWWEEAPLGDRLRIACVPAQHFSGRGILDRDSTLWCGFVIRALAGPIYFAGDTGFGDHFAQIHERYGPTRLALLPIGAYEPRWFMKPVHISPEEAVRAHELLGAHASLAIHHSTFPMADEGRDEAAAALQQEAQAHRARFHTCLPGGVLELRGG is encoded by the coding sequence ATGAAGAAACGGATCCTCTTCGGGAGCGCCGTCGCTGCTGGGGCGGCGCTCTACCTTGCAGGCAGGCAGCAGGGACTCGAACGCGGGCGCTTCCGGCCGCTCCAACGGGAGGAGACGGGCGGCTTCCTCGACGCGCTGCGCTGGCTCGCCACCCGCAAACCGGGCCCCTGGGAGAAGGACGAGGCGCTGCAGCCCGGCCCACCGCCACCGCGGCACGTGGAGGGCTCGGCGCTGCGGGCCACCTTCGTGGGCCACGCCACCGTGCTCCTCCAGACCGAGGGCATGAACCTCCTCACCGATCCGATCTGGTCGGAGCGGGCGAGCCCCCTTCCCTTCGTCGGACCTGCGCGGGTGCGGCAGCCGGGGATCCGCTTCGCCGATCTGCCGAAGATCGACGCGGTGCTGATCAGCCACGACCACTACGACCACTTCGACCGGGAGACGATCCGCAAGCTGGCGGTGGTCCACCGGGCGCGCTTCTTCGTGGGCCTCGGCAACGGCGCGCGCCTGGCGCGGCAGGGGATCGAAGCCCGCGAGATGCATTGGTGGGAGGAGGCGCCGCTGGGCGATCGCCTGCGGATCGCCTGCGTCCCGGCGCAGCACTTCAGCGGCAGGGGGATCCTCGATCGCGACTCGACGCTCTGGTGCGGCTTCGTGATCCGCGCGCTCGCGGGGCCGATCTACTTCGCCGGCGACACAGGCTTCGGCGATCACTTCGCCCAGATCCACGAGCGCTACGGGCCCACGCGCCTCGCGCTCCTGCCGATCGGCGCCTACGAGCCGCGGTGGTTCATGAAGCCGGTGCACATCTCGCCGGAGGAGGCGGTGCGCGCCCACGAGCTCCTCGGCGCCCACGCCAGCCTCGCCATCCACCACAGCACCTTCCCCATGGCCGACGAGGGGCGCGACGAGGCCGCTGCGGCGCTGCAGCAGGAGGCGCAGGCGCACCGCGCCCGCTTCCACACCTGCCTGCCCGGCGGCGTGCTCGAGCTGCGGGGCGGTTAG